One segment of Pantoea sp. Lij88 DNA contains the following:
- a CDS encoding GMC family oxidoreductase yields MANEMKKVDAVIVGFGWAGAIMAKELTEAGLNVLALERGPHRDTYPDGSYPQSIDELTYNVRKKLFQDLSKSTVTIRHDASQTAVPYRQLAAFLPGTGTGGAGLHWSGVHFRVDPIELRMRSHYEERYGKNFIPEGMTIQDFGVSYDELEPFFDKAEKVFGTSGSAWSIRGKVVGKDKGGNPFAPDRSDNFPLPAQKRTYSAQLFAQAAESVGYHPYDLPSANTSGPYTNTYGAQMGPCNFCGYCSGYACYMYSKASPNVNILPALRQEPKFELRNNAYVLRVNLSDDKTRATGVTYVDGQGREQVQPADLVILSAFQFHNVHLMLLSGIGKPYNPITNEGTVGRNFAYQNLSTLKALFDKNTTTNPFIGAGGAGVGIDDFNADNFDHGPLGFVGGSPFWVNQAGTKPISGLPVPAGTPNWGSKWKAAVADTYTHHLSMDAHGAHQSYRANYLDLDPNYKDAYGQPLLRMTFDWQENDIKMAQFMVGKMRNIAEAMNPKMIIGGAKKPGTHFDSTVYQTTHISGGAIMGDDPKTSAVNRYLQSWDVPNVFVPGASAFPQGLGYNPTGMVAALTYWSAKAIREHYLKNPGPLVQA; encoded by the coding sequence ATGGCAAACGAAATGAAAAAAGTGGATGCGGTGATTGTCGGCTTCGGCTGGGCAGGCGCGATTATGGCGAAAGAGCTGACAGAGGCGGGCCTGAACGTGCTGGCGCTGGAGCGCGGACCGCATCGCGATACCTATCCCGATGGATCTTATCCGCAGTCCATTGATGAGCTGACCTATAACGTCCGCAAAAAGCTGTTCCAGGATCTCTCTAAAAGCACCGTGACGATTCGTCATGACGCTTCTCAGACGGCGGTGCCTTATCGCCAGCTGGCTGCATTTTTACCCGGCACCGGCACCGGCGGCGCAGGCCTGCACTGGTCTGGCGTCCATTTCCGCGTTGACCCGATTGAGCTGCGGATGCGCAGCCATTACGAAGAGCGTTACGGTAAGAACTTCATTCCGGAAGGCATGACGATTCAGGATTTTGGCGTCAGCTACGATGAGCTGGAGCCGTTCTTCGATAAGGCGGAAAAAGTCTTTGGCACTTCAGGCAGCGCCTGGAGCATCAGGGGCAAAGTGGTCGGCAAAGATAAAGGCGGCAACCCGTTTGCGCCCGATCGCTCCGATAACTTCCCGCTGCCCGCGCAGAAGCGCACTTATTCGGCGCAGCTGTTTGCGCAGGCGGCAGAATCTGTCGGCTATCATCCTTACGATCTGCCGTCCGCCAATACTTCTGGCCCTTACACAAACACCTATGGCGCGCAGATGGGGCCGTGCAACTTCTGCGGTTACTGCAGCGGCTACGCCTGCTACATGTATTCCAAAGCCTCGCCGAACGTCAACATCCTGCCTGCGCTGCGCCAGGAGCCGAAGTTTGAGCTGCGCAACAACGCGTATGTACTGCGGGTCAATCTCAGCGATGACAAAACGCGTGCAACCGGCGTGACCTATGTGGATGGTCAGGGACGCGAGCAGGTTCAGCCTGCCGACCTGGTGATCCTCTCCGCCTTCCAGTTCCACAATGTGCATCTGATGCTGCTGTCGGGCATCGGCAAACCTTACAACCCGATCACCAATGAAGGCACCGTAGGCCGCAACTTCGCCTATCAGAACCTCTCCACGCTCAAGGCGCTGTTTGATAAAAACACCACCACCAATCCGTTTATCGGTGCGGGTGGCGCGGGCGTCGGCATTGATGATTTCAACGCGGACAATTTTGACCACGGGCCGCTGGGCTTTGTCGGCGGTTCCCCCTTCTGGGTCAACCAGGCGGGGACCAAACCGATCTCCGGCCTGCCGGTGCCAGCGGGAACGCCCAACTGGGGCAGCAAATGGAAAGCGGCGGTGGCGGATACCTACACCCATCACCTGTCGATGGATGCGCACGGCGCGCACCAGTCCTACCGCGCCAACTACCTCGATCTCGATCCTAACTACAAAGATGCCTATGGACAGCCGCTGCTGCGCATGACCTTTGACTGGCAGGAGAACGACATCAAAATGGCGCAGTTTATGGTCGGTAAGATGCGCAATATCGCCGAAGCGATGAATCCAAAGATGATCATCGGCGGCGCGAAAAAGCCGGGCACCCATTTTGACTCCACGGTCTATCAGACCACCCACATCAGTGGCGGCGCGATCATGGGCGACGATCCCAAAACCAGTGCGGTTAACCGTTATCTGCAAAGCTGGGACGTGCCAAATGTGTTCGTTCCGGGCGCGTCAGCCTTCCCGCAGGGACTGGGCTACAACCCGACCGGCATGGTGGCGGCGCTGACCTACTGGTCAGCCAAAGCGATTCGCGAACACTATCTGAAAAACCCCGGTCCACTGGTGCAGGCATAA
- a CDS encoding gluconate 2-dehydrogenase subunit 3 family protein — MSEQKKGHSRRDFLLKTITLAPAMAVGSTAMGALSLPLAAQAADTPAAPQKARDYQPNWFTAEEFAFITAAVARLIPSDERGPGALEAGVPEFIDRQMNTPYATGSNWYMQGPFNPDLPKELGYQLPLVPQQIYRLGLADADTYSKKQHGKVFAQLSGEQQDAILQAMESGSAEFSQLPAKVFFSFLLQNTREGFFSDPIHGGNQGMVGWKLINFPGARADFMDWVERGERYPFPSVSIRGERS, encoded by the coding sequence ATGTCAGAACAAAAAAAGGGTCATTCACGCAGAGATTTTTTGCTGAAGACAATTACCCTGGCGCCTGCAATGGCGGTAGGCTCCACCGCGATGGGCGCGCTCTCCCTGCCGCTGGCCGCTCAGGCGGCAGACACCCCGGCCGCGCCACAGAAGGCGCGTGATTACCAGCCGAACTGGTTCACCGCCGAAGAGTTCGCCTTTATCACCGCCGCCGTAGCGCGTCTGATCCCCAGCGATGAACGCGGGCCGGGTGCGCTGGAAGCAGGCGTGCCGGAGTTTATCGATCGTCAGATGAACACGCCGTATGCCACGGGTTCGAACTGGTATATGCAGGGGCCGTTTAATCCCGATCTGCCGAAAGAGCTGGGCTATCAGCTGCCGCTGGTGCCACAACAGATCTACCGTCTCGGTCTGGCCGATGCCGACACCTACAGCAAAAAACAGCACGGCAAGGTGTTCGCCCAACTCAGCGGCGAGCAGCAGGATGCCATACTGCAGGCGATGGAGAGTGGCAGCGCCGAATTCAGCCAGCTACCGGCAAAAGTCTTCTTCAGCTTCCTGTTGCAGAACACCCGTGAAGGCTTCTTCAGCGATCCCATCCACGGCGGGAATCAGGGCATGGTCGGCTGGAAGCTGATCAACTTCCCTGGCGCACGCGCCGACTTTATGGACTGGGTAGAGCGCGGCGAACGGTATCCGTTCCCGTCAGTGTCGATTCGCGGGGAGAGAAGCTAA
- the sbmA gene encoding peptide antibiotic transporter SbmA, with the protein MFKSFFPRPALFFSSAAVWSLLAIFAWFGFAAHLPGIWPIFETAMKQPLPTTAARFIAVSQLWFYLYYWIMVAIFAVAWRLIDPHPWRRWSVWGSALIIFVTWFGVQVGVAINAWYGPFYDLIQKALTKAGSVQIAAFYHEVISFLGIALIAVVIGVLNSFFISHWVFRWRTAMNNYYMHNWQRLRHVEGAAQRVQEDTMRFATTLENWGVSFIQAIMTLVAFLPVLVALSHHVKDIPILGNIPYALVIAAVLWSVFGTGLLALVGIKLPGLEFRNQRVEAAYRKELVYGEDNADRAGPQTVQELFSRVRVNYFRLYFHYLYFNITRILYLQVDNVFGLFLLFPSIVAGTITLGLLNQITNVFDQVRGSFQYLIASWSTLIELMSIYKRLRSFEQILDDVPHDEMKREASEEV; encoded by the coding sequence ATGTTTAAGTCTTTTTTTCCGCGGCCAGCGCTGTTTTTCAGCTCTGCGGCTGTATGGAGTTTATTAGCGATTTTTGCCTGGTTCGGCTTTGCCGCGCATCTGCCCGGCATCTGGCCCATATTTGAAACAGCAATGAAGCAGCCCCTGCCGACCACGGCGGCACGTTTTATCGCCGTGAGTCAGCTCTGGTTCTATCTCTATTACTGGATAATGGTAGCCATTTTTGCCGTGGCCTGGCGGCTTATCGATCCGCATCCGTGGCGACGCTGGTCTGTGTGGGGTTCCGCGCTGATTATCTTTGTTACCTGGTTTGGCGTGCAGGTCGGTGTGGCCATCAACGCCTGGTATGGTCCGTTCTACGATCTGATTCAGAAAGCGCTGACCAAAGCGGGATCGGTGCAGATTGCGGCGTTTTACCATGAGGTCATCTCTTTCCTCGGCATCGCCTTAATCGCGGTGGTGATTGGCGTCCTCAACTCCTTCTTTATCAGCCACTGGGTTTTCCGCTGGCGTACTGCCATGAATAACTATTACATGCACAACTGGCAGCGTCTGCGTCATGTCGAAGGTGCCGCACAGCGTGTGCAGGAAGACACCATGCGGTTTGCGACCACGCTGGAAAACTGGGGTGTGAGTTTTATTCAGGCGATTATGACGCTGGTGGCGTTTTTACCGGTGCTGGTCGCGCTCTCCCACCACGTGAAAGACATTCCGATCCTCGGCAATATTCCTTACGCGCTGGTGATTGCAGCTGTGCTCTGGTCGGTGTTCGGCACCGGATTGCTGGCGCTGGTCGGGATTAAGCTGCCGGGGCTGGAGTTCCGTAATCAGCGGGTTGAAGCCGCCTACCGTAAAGAGCTGGTTTACGGCGAAGATAATGCCGATCGCGCCGGGCCACAGACGGTGCAGGAGCTGTTCAGTCGGGTACGGGTTAACTACTTCCGTCTCTACTTCCACTATCTCTATTTCAACATCACCCGCATTCTCTATCTGCAGGTCGATAACGTCTTTGGTCTGTTCCTGCTGTTCCCGTCCATTGTCGCGGGCACCATTACGCTGGGCTTACTCAACCAGATCACCAACGTGTTTGATCAGGTTCGCGGCTCGTTCCAGTATCTGATCGCCTCCTGGTCAACGCTGATCGAACTGATGTCGATCTACAAGCGTCTGCGCAGTTTTGAGCAGATTCTGGATGATGTGCCGCATGATGAGATGAAGCGCGAGGCATCGGAAGAAGTGTAA
- a CDS encoding type II toxin-antitoxin system RelE/ParE family toxin: MWTVLLSPRFESWLSEQEEALQEKMLADLGKLKVYGPDLPRPYADTLKGSQYKNMKELRVQFAGKPIRAFYAFDPVRQAIVLCAGDKSHDKRFYIRMIRIADEEFSAWLAEQERKNNS, encoded by the coding sequence ATGTGGACCGTGCTATTGAGCCCGCGTTTTGAAAGCTGGCTAAGTGAGCAGGAAGAAGCCCTGCAGGAAAAAATGTTAGCGGATCTGGGAAAGTTAAAAGTATACGGCCCTGATTTGCCACGCCCTTATGCGGATACCCTTAAGGGCTCACAGTACAAGAATATGAAAGAACTCCGCGTACAGTTTGCAGGAAAGCCAATTCGGGCATTTTATGCTTTTGATCCTGTACGCCAGGCTATCGTGTTATGTGCAGGCGATAAGAGTCATGACAAACGTTTTTATATCCGAATGATACGCATTGCTGACGAAGAATTTTCAGCATGGCTGGCTGAACAGGAAAGGAAAAATAATTCATGA
- a CDS encoding helix-turn-helix domain-containing protein yields MRTLDDVIAGFSPESQARIKEMSDEMVLEVGLQMIREELQLSQKTLAEAMGVRQPAIAQIEQRGNEIKVATLKRYIEAMGGKLSLDVELPTGKRVAFHI; encoded by the coding sequence ATGAGAACCCTGGATGATGTTATCGCTGGCTTCTCCCCTGAGAGTCAGGCGCGAATCAAAGAAATGTCTGATGAAATGGTTCTGGAGGTCGGGCTTCAGATGATTCGTGAAGAGCTTCAGTTATCGCAGAAGACGCTTGCCGAGGCCATGGGGGTGCGACAGCCTGCTATTGCTCAGATTGAGCAACGCGGGAATGAGATTAAAGTTGCCACACTCAAACGCTATATCGAAGCAATGGGCGGAAAACTCAGTCTTGATGTGGAGCTTCCAACCGGAAAAAGAGTGGCCTTTCACATCTAA
- a CDS encoding DUF1471 domain-containing protein, with amino-acid sequence MKSIKTFAAVIALSVLPFASFAQSVTAVDSTLDGAEAKIAAQAQEAGTSYKITEAYTNNGVHMTAELLK; translated from the coding sequence ATGAAATCCATCAAAACTTTTGCAGCAGTTATCGCGCTTTCAGTTCTGCCATTCGCCAGCTTCGCCCAATCCGTGACCGCTGTCGACTCTACGCTGGATGGTGCTGAAGCGAAAATCGCTGCGCAGGCTCAGGAAGCTGGTACTTCATATAAAATTACTGAAGCCTACACCAACAACGGCGTTCACATGACCGCTGAGCTGCTGAAATAA
- a CDS encoding MFS transporter — protein sequence MSLTTEVADEVSSPTRPAWGAVFAMAFGVFSLITAEFLPVSLLTPMAHSLGVSEGQAGQTVTITALVALFTSLVTGSVTRRIDRRIVMLVFSLLLIASALMVAFAADLTIILLARVLLGMAIGGFWTLSTAITMRLVPGDQVPRALSIVFSGISLATIIATPLGSYLGGLIGWRNIFMLTAGLGMVALVWQFFTLPAMPAENKARNGGVLALLRIGVMRWGMLAVIMMFTGHFAFFTYLRPFLESVAQLNLNQLSLALLAFGVANFFGTSLAGFLVTRSVSLTLSGMALLMSVTALMLVSFGDVSWMVGAGVAIWGMAFGSMPTGWSTWISRAVPDDAESGGGLLVATIQLAITVGAAAGGWMFDLRGAGGVFMASGVLMLLAALTIFSRVRHHG from the coding sequence ATGAGTCTGACAACCGAAGTGGCTGATGAGGTTTCCTCGCCGACCCGTCCCGCCTGGGGCGCGGTATTTGCAATGGCGTTTGGGGTGTTCAGCCTCATCACCGCCGAATTTTTACCCGTGAGTCTGCTGACGCCGATGGCGCACAGCCTCGGCGTATCAGAAGGGCAGGCGGGCCAGACCGTCACCATCACCGCGCTGGTGGCGCTGTTTACCAGTCTGGTCACCGGCAGCGTCACGCGGCGCATTGACCGCCGCATCGTCATGCTGGTGTTTTCACTGTTGCTGATCGCGTCAGCGCTGATGGTGGCATTTGCGGCTGACCTGACGATCATCCTGCTGGCGCGGGTATTGCTGGGCATGGCGATTGGCGGCTTCTGGACGCTCTCAACCGCCATTACCATGCGGCTGGTGCCCGGCGATCAGGTGCCACGTGCGCTCTCCATTGTCTTCAGCGGTATCTCGCTGGCGACGATTATCGCCACACCGCTCGGCAGCTATCTCGGCGGACTGATCGGCTGGCGTAACATCTTTATGCTGACCGCCGGACTGGGCATGGTCGCGCTGGTGTGGCAGTTCTTTACGCTGCCCGCGATGCCAGCAGAGAACAAAGCCCGCAACGGTGGAGTGCTGGCACTGCTGCGTATCGGTGTGATGCGCTGGGGAATGCTGGCCGTGATCATGATGTTTACCGGCCACTTCGCCTTCTTTACCTATCTGCGTCCTTTCCTGGAGAGTGTCGCACAGCTCAACCTCAATCAACTGTCGCTGGCGTTGCTGGCATTTGGCGTGGCGAACTTCTTCGGCACCTCGCTGGCCGGTTTTCTGGTTACCCGCAGCGTGTCGCTGACGCTGAGTGGCATGGCGCTGTTAATGAGTGTCACCGCATTGATGCTGGTGAGCTTTGGTGATGTCAGCTGGATGGTCGGCGCGGGCGTCGCGATCTGGGGGATGGCGTTTGGTTCGATGCCAACCGGCTGGTCTACCTGGATTTCGCGCGCGGTGCCGGATGATGCGGAATCGGGCGGCGGTCTGCTGGTCGCCACCATCCAGCTGGCGATCACCGTTGGCGCAGCGGCAGGCGGCTGGATGTTTGATCTGCGCGGCGCAGGCGGCGTGTTCATGGCGAGCGGAGTGCTGATGCTGCTGGCTGCGCTGACCATCTTCAGCCGGGTCAGGCATCACGGGTAA
- a CDS encoding AraC family transcriptional regulator has protein sequence MSHYGDLTSELLMGMRLYGVNYQRIAVSAPFGLHYEHAPGRAQFHFVGRGSLLVRSASGEVFQLNSGDALLVPHGKPHSLLSSEEADCQCIKNMASKPLCDSVCTIAAPEDACEDEHSVLLFSACMAFELGGMQPLINTMPDVMLVSTLLSQYPEIQPILAAMERESRTRQAGFAGILSRLADVVAALIVRGWVENGCGQSSGLVQAMRDPRLSQAIAAMHREPGENWTVARLASVAGCSRSVFAGRFLTATGMTPLRYLTELRMRLAVQRIVNNGEAVEAVAYHLGYGSIAAFSRAFKRIVGQSPGALRAGREGTQALAS, from the coding sequence ATGAGCCACTATGGAGATCTGACCAGTGAGCTGCTGATGGGGATGCGCCTGTATGGCGTGAACTATCAGCGCATCGCGGTAAGCGCGCCGTTCGGACTGCACTATGAGCACGCGCCGGGACGGGCGCAGTTTCATTTTGTCGGGCGCGGCTCGCTGCTGGTGCGCAGCGCCTCCGGTGAGGTGTTTCAGCTCAACAGCGGCGATGCGCTGCTGGTGCCGCACGGTAAACCGCACAGCCTGCTCTCCAGTGAGGAGGCGGATTGCCAGTGTATTAAAAACATGGCGAGCAAGCCGCTCTGCGACAGCGTCTGTACCATCGCCGCCCCGGAAGACGCCTGTGAGGACGAGCACAGCGTGCTGCTGTTCAGCGCCTGCATGGCGTTTGAGCTTGGCGGCATGCAGCCACTGATCAACACCATGCCGGATGTGATGCTGGTGAGTACCCTGCTGTCGCAGTACCCGGAGATTCAGCCGATTCTGGCGGCGATGGAGCGGGAGTCACGGACCCGTCAGGCGGGATTTGCCGGGATTCTGTCACGGCTGGCGGATGTGGTTGCTGCGCTGATAGTGCGCGGCTGGGTAGAGAACGGTTGTGGCCAGAGTAGCGGGCTGGTTCAGGCGATGCGCGATCCCCGCCTGAGTCAGGCGATTGCTGCAATGCATCGCGAGCCGGGCGAAAACTGGACGGTGGCACGACTGGCCAGCGTGGCGGGCTGTTCACGCTCGGTGTTTGCCGGACGTTTTCTTACTGCCACGGGAATGACGCCGCTGCGTTATCTGACGGAGTTGCGGATGCGGCTGGCGGTGCAGCGGATTGTGAATAATGGCGAAGCGGTGGAAGCCGTGGCCTATCATCTCGGCTACGGCTCGATTGCGGCGTTCAGCCGCGCCTTCAAGCGGATTGTCGGTCAGTCACCTGGGGCGCTGCGTGCCGGACGCGAAGGCACGCAGGCGCTGGCCTCTTAA
- a CDS encoding PAS domain-containing methyl-accepting chemotaxis protein: MRNNQPVSQREYLFDDHATLMSTTDLNSHITYANDAFIEASGFTADEINGQPHNMVRHPDMPPEAFADMWATLKQGEPWTALVKNRRKNGDHYWVRANAIPVVRDGKVQGYMSVRTKPTAEEVRQTEALYQDFREGRARGRRFHKGLLVRSGWRRPASILKTLPLRWRIRSTLLALLPLSVAGVWALGMTHAALAGFTAGMAGLLLLCSLWLEQQISRPIERMCKQALSVATGASHKVEQMDRVDEVGVTLRAIGQLGLMFRWLVDDVSGQAINVLSASDAIARSNNELSRRTEQAAANVQQTAATMNEMTATVKSNTETAHEANTLSASTSSAASKGGEVMTEMMGMMGEIADSSKRIANITSVIDGIAFQTNILALNAAVEAARAGEQGKGFAVVAGEVRSLAQRSAKAASEIKMLVETSGSRVKSGNEHASAAGRTMQDIVSQVQNVTSLIAQISAATAEQATALSEVSSAVEDLDDITHQNAARVTESAEASGRMTHQANRLVEAISVFR; this comes from the coding sequence ATGCGTAACAACCAGCCCGTCTCTCAGCGTGAATATCTGTTCGACGATCATGCGACACTGATGTCGACCACCGATCTCAACAGCCACATCACCTACGCCAACGACGCGTTTATCGAAGCGAGCGGATTCACCGCCGACGAGATCAACGGCCAGCCGCATAACATGGTGCGTCACCCCGATATGCCGCCAGAAGCGTTTGCCGATATGTGGGCGACGCTGAAACAGGGTGAACCCTGGACCGCGCTGGTTAAGAACCGCCGTAAAAATGGCGATCACTACTGGGTGCGGGCCAACGCGATTCCGGTCGTACGTGACGGTAAAGTGCAGGGCTACATGTCGGTACGCACCAAACCCACGGCAGAGGAAGTGCGTCAGACTGAAGCGCTCTATCAGGATTTTCGTGAAGGCCGTGCCAGAGGGCGACGTTTTCACAAAGGCCTGCTGGTACGCAGTGGCTGGCGTCGTCCCGCCTCAATCCTGAAAACCCTGCCCCTGCGCTGGCGCATCCGTTCTACGCTGCTGGCATTACTGCCGCTCTCGGTGGCGGGCGTCTGGGCGCTGGGCATGACCCATGCTGCACTGGCCGGCTTTACCGCAGGCATGGCCGGGCTGCTTCTGCTCTGCAGTCTGTGGCTGGAGCAGCAGATTTCACGACCTATTGAGCGGATGTGCAAACAGGCGCTGAGCGTGGCGACGGGTGCGAGTCACAAGGTCGAACAGATGGATCGCGTTGATGAGGTCGGCGTCACGCTGCGTGCTATCGGTCAGCTCGGATTGATGTTCCGCTGGCTGGTGGATGATGTCAGCGGTCAGGCGATCAACGTGCTGAGCGCCAGCGACGCCATCGCCCGCAGCAACAACGAACTGAGTCGCCGTACCGAGCAGGCAGCGGCCAACGTGCAGCAGACCGCGGCCACCATGAACGAAATGACCGCGACGGTGAAGAGCAACACTGAAACTGCGCACGAGGCGAATACCCTCTCAGCCAGCACCAGCAGCGCGGCCAGCAAAGGCGGTGAGGTGATGACCGAGATGATGGGGATGATGGGCGAAATTGCCGACAGTTCGAAGCGTATCGCCAATATTACCAGCGTCATCGACGGCATTGCCTTCCAGACCAATATCCTGGCGCTGAACGCCGCAGTAGAAGCAGCACGGGCCGGTGAGCAGGGCAAAGGGTTTGCGGTGGTGGCGGGTGAAGTCCGCAGTCTGGCGCAGCGCAGCGCCAAAGCCGCCAGTGAAATCAAAATGCTGGTCGAAACCAGCGGCAGCCGGGTTAAATCGGGCAATGAGCACGCCAGCGCAGCAGGCCGGACGATGCAGGATATCGTGTCGCAGGTGCAGAATGTCACCTCGCTGATTGCTCAGATCAGCGCTGCCACAGCCGAACAGGCGACCGCGCTCAGCGAAGTCAGTTCAGCAGTGGAAGATCTTGATGACATCACCCATCAGAACGCCGCCCGCGTAACAGAAAGCGCCGAGGCTTCTGGTCGCATGACCCATCAGGCTAACCGTCTGGTAGAAGCGATCAGCGTCTTTCGTTAA
- the murP gene encoding PTS N-acetylmuramic acid transporter subunit IIBC — protein MAKITEALLRDILQAVGGAQNIAACGHCMTRLRLTLNQPEQVDLARLKSLPGVLGVIDSEAQLQIVLGPGKAQTAAEGMQSLLAQGNTALAPQNETPELSQLAAQQKQQLKAKQTSGVHQFLSRFATIFTPLIPGFIGAGLLLGFATLIEQSLHLNVPGDHAPWLLHTVAYMKVFGKGLFTFLSILIGYNAQKAFGGSGVNGAIIASLFVLGYVPTATTGYYSGMESFFGLTIDPRGNIIGVLMAAMSGAWIEKQLRKIIPDNLDMILTSLFTLVITGAITYLLIMPLGGELFKGMSWLFIHLNNNPFGCALLAGLFLIAVMFGIHQGFIPVYFALMETQGFNSLFPILAMAGAGQVGAALALWCKAEKGALLRAQIKGAIVPGLLGVGEPLIYGVTLPRLKPFITACGGGALGGFFIGLVAWLGLPVGMNTVFGPSGLVTLPLMTSSQGIFAGMAVYLAGLMVAWTGGFLLTWWFGTRNVDLS, from the coding sequence ATGGCGAAAATCACCGAAGCACTGTTGCGTGACATCCTGCAGGCAGTCGGTGGCGCGCAAAATATCGCGGCCTGCGGTCACTGCATGACCCGGCTCCGTCTGACGCTCAATCAGCCGGAACAGGTTGATCTGGCCAGGTTAAAGAGCCTGCCGGGCGTTTTAGGCGTGATCGACAGTGAGGCACAGCTGCAGATTGTCCTGGGGCCTGGCAAAGCGCAAACCGCCGCCGAGGGGATGCAAAGCCTGCTGGCCCAGGGTAATACCGCGCTGGCTCCGCAGAACGAAACACCCGAACTCAGCCAGCTGGCGGCGCAGCAGAAGCAACAGCTAAAGGCGAAACAGACCAGCGGCGTGCATCAGTTCCTGTCGCGCTTCGCCACTATCTTCACCCCGCTGATCCCTGGCTTTATCGGCGCGGGACTGCTGCTGGGATTCGCCACCCTGATTGAGCAGAGCCTCCACCTGAATGTTCCCGGCGACCACGCACCCTGGCTGCTGCACACCGTGGCGTACATGAAGGTATTTGGCAAAGGGCTGTTCACCTTTCTCAGCATCCTGATCGGCTACAACGCGCAGAAAGCCTTTGGCGGCAGCGGCGTCAATGGCGCCATCATCGCCTCGCTGTTTGTGCTCGGCTATGTGCCCACGGCCACCACCGGCTACTACAGCGGCATGGAGAGCTTCTTTGGCCTGACGATCGACCCGCGTGGCAACATTATCGGCGTGCTGATGGCGGCGATGAGCGGGGCGTGGATCGAAAAACAGCTGCGCAAAATCATTCCTGACAACCTCGACATGATCCTCACCTCGCTGTTCACGCTGGTGATCACCGGGGCCATCACCTATCTGCTAATCATGCCGCTGGGCGGTGAACTGTTTAAGGGGATGTCGTGGCTCTTTATCCACCTCAACAACAATCCCTTTGGCTGTGCGCTGCTGGCCGGGCTGTTCCTGATCGCAGTAATGTTCGGCATCCATCAGGGCTTTATTCCGGTCTACTTTGCGCTGATGGAAACCCAGGGTTTTAACTCGCTGTTCCCGATTCTGGCGATGGCGGGTGCCGGGCAGGTCGGTGCAGCCCTGGCGCTGTGGTGCAAAGCGGAAAAAGGGGCGCTGCTGCGGGCACAGATTAAAGGCGCCATTGTGCCCGGCCTGCTGGGCGTCGGTGAACCGCTGATCTACGGCGTCACGCTGCCGCGCCTCAAGCCATTTATCACCGCCTGTGGTGGCGGGGCGCTGGGCGGTTTCTTTATCGGGCTGGTGGCGTGGCTGGGGTTGCCGGTGGGGATGAACACGGTATTCGGACCCTCCGGTCTGGTCACGTTGCCACTGATGACCTCCAGCCAGGGGATCTTCGCCGGTATGGCGGTTTACCTGGCCGGGTTGATGGTGGCCTGGACCGGCGGATTCCTGCTCACCTGGTGGTTTGGCACGCGTAATGTCGATCTCAGCTGA